A part of Haloarchaeobius sp. HME9146 genomic DNA contains:
- a CDS encoding L-threonylcarbamoyladenylate synthase, giving the protein MTENDIDRAGQAIRDGELVVYPTETVYGLGADALDADAVERVFEAKGRSRDKPVSLGVPSVDAALEHVHASDREERFMREFLPGPVTVLCERRGHVPDVLTAGRDRVGIRVPDHELALALYRAAETPVTATSANVSGTPSVTDPADLDAVFLEQVAVTLDGGVTAGTESTVVNVSTGEIHRPGALGQRIETWLAEDA; this is encoded by the coding sequence ATGACGGAGAACGACATCGACCGGGCCGGGCAGGCCATCCGCGACGGCGAGCTGGTGGTCTACCCGACCGAGACGGTGTACGGCCTCGGCGCGGACGCGCTCGACGCCGACGCTGTAGAACGCGTGTTCGAGGCGAAGGGACGCAGCCGCGACAAGCCGGTCTCGCTTGGCGTCCCGAGCGTCGACGCGGCGCTGGAGCACGTCCACGCGAGCGACCGAGAGGAACGGTTCATGCGCGAGTTCCTGCCGGGGCCGGTGACGGTACTGTGCGAACGTCGTGGGCACGTCCCCGACGTGTTGACCGCCGGGCGCGACCGAGTGGGCATCCGGGTTCCCGACCACGAGCTGGCGCTGGCGCTCTACCGCGCCGCCGAGACCCCGGTGACGGCGACCAGCGCGAACGTGAGTGGCACGCCCAGCGTCACCGACCCGGCCGACCTCGACGCCGTGTTCCTCGAACAGGTCGCGGTCACCCTCGACGGCGGCGTGACCGCAGGCACCGAGAGCACCGTCGTGAACGTCTCGACGGGCGAGATTCACCGTCCCGGCGCACTCGGCCAGCGCATCGAGACCTGGCTGGCCGAGGACGCCTGA